The genomic interval ATTCATCACAACCGCCCAAATTCCATACTTGAATAACGTTATGACAGCAAGTGCTTCAATATACGGTACGTTCCGATTAAATAGAAAAAATAGCAAAAAGACCGTAAAAAACAAACTAGCTGTGGGACTATCCGGAACAAACAGTAAAAAAATTCTAGGTGTATCGTAAAGTTGGAATCGGTACCAATAATAGCCATAAGCAGTACCTAATAAGTTGATTATAAATAGGATTAGTAAAAAACGTCTATTTGTTAGTATGTATCGTATCATGTCTAATATCCCTTCTTTTAAGCATGACAGAAAGCGTCTATTCAAAATGCTCATGCCTACTAAATACCTGTCTGACTTATGAAAAAACACCTTCACCAACTGTCTTGGCAAAGGTGTTTTAAGGAAAACACGTTTTTTTACTTTTCATTAACGGATACGATGAAATCTGCCAGTTTCTGTAGCTCTTCATCCGATCCGGTAAATTGGTCTGCTGGCATGGACCCTATTCCTTCTCGAGCAATTGTAGCAATTTCGTCTGCAGATTTGTCAATACCAATCAGTGCTGGTCCTGCAGTACCCTGCATATCCTCACCGTGACAGCTCATACAGTTACTCTCATATACGGCATACCCATCTGAATCCTTATCAATGTTTACTTCTTCGGATGGTGGGACAGGCTTATTCGCTTCCGCACGCTGTTCCCAGTCCACATGTGAAGCTGATTTATAGGTAAGCCAAATGGTAGATGTCAACGCCAAAAGCATCATGCCAACTGCAATTGGGCGCTGATGCGGCCGTCTTCCCGGTCCCTTATCAAGGAAGGGTGCTAACAGCAACCCGCCAAATGCTAGTCCAGGTATAATCAGGATACCGAATAAAATATAAGGGCCACTGGCAAAATTATATTTCAGTAACTCGTACAGGAACAGAAAATACCAGTCCGGCAATGGAATATAGCCGGCGGCAGTTGGATCGGCCATACCTTCCAAAGGCGATGGATGGGCAATTGTCAAACATAAAAAGCCGACTAAAAACACAGACCCCGCCAGCCATTCCTTTAATAGAAAGTTGGGCCAGAATGCCTCTGTTCTTCCGGGATATTCTGAATAGTCTTTTGGTATACTCGATTTTCGTTCTGAGGAGATACGAGAATCCCCGACGAACTTCATTCCTTTACCCTTATGCACAGCTTAACCTCCTTTGTTTACAATGGTCCGGAAATTCCTTGTCTTCGGATTAGTATGAAGTGTACTCCCAGCAAGGCAAACAATGCTGCAGGCAGGAAGAAAACATGAATCGCAAAGAACCGTGCAAGCGTTTGAGCGCCGACGATATCTGCGTCTCCAGCCAGCAATACTTTAATTTGTTCACCAATGATAGGGACATCTTCCGCAATATTCAATCCGACTTCTGTTGCGAAATATGCTTTATTATCCCATGGTAGCAAATAGCCTGTGAAACCTAATCCCAGAATGGTAAAGAACAAGAGGACTCCAACAATCCAGTTCAGTTCACGCGGCTTTTTATATGCGCCCTGGAAAAACACCCGCAATGTATGTAGCAAGAGCATTACAATAACAACACTGGCTCCCCAGTGGTGCATGCCACGAACGATCTGACCATGTGCGACTTCTGTTTGCAGATAATAAACAGAACGCCATGCATTTTCAATGTCAGGTACATAATACATGGTTAAAAACATACCTGATAATATCTGAATGACTACTACGAAAAATGTCAATCCCCCAAAGCAATAAACAAAAGCAGAGAAATGATGGGCCGGATTAACATGTTCAGGGACTTCATGGTCCGCTATATCACGCCATATAGGCGTAATGTCCACGCGCTCGTCTATCCAGTCGTATAACTTTTGCAGCATCTTCTATTACGCCTCCTCTCTCGACTGTGCTTTACCAAGGAATAACATCCCATTCTCAATTTTGTGATCATATACGTCCAATGGTGCCGTCGGTGGTGTGTTTGGAACGTTTACACCATTCTTATAATAGCGTCCGTCATGACACGGGCAGTAAAACTGGTTCGGATAGTCTTCGCTGCCTGCCCAAGAAACAATACAACCCAAGTGTTTGCAAATCGGGGAAAGTGCAACTATATCACCATTTTCATCTTTATAAACCCATGCAGATTTAGTCACTTTGGATTCGTACCAGCCATCCACCTGTTGAATTTCCCAATCGACACGCTGTGGCTCTTCTGTGATATCTTCTACAGCAAGTTTAACATTTGTGTAATCACCTGATGCTGTCGATTCTTGAAGCACCGGGTCAATTGCCATACGGATCGGTGACACCACTAGGCCAGCTGCCATAAAACCACCCACACCTGTAAGCGTATAGTTTAGAAATTGACGACGGGATACTGGTTGTTTGTCTTCGCTCATGATTTTTCCCCCCTCTATACATTTTTCACGGACAAGTTTATTAAATCAGTTTACTAGGACAATACCATGATAGCGCAAACTGTATGACGGGTCAATATAAATCCCTTGTTCTCCCAATGAAATCTTTAAGAATTAATCAGGATAGAAGCCGCATCCGATTCTTTGCGACTAAACTGCTTACGCTTTCTGATCATCTTTCCAGTAACTTCTGATCAGTTCACTGACCTGTTGCACATGTTCCCGGATAATAGGCTGCATATTCTCTGGGTTTGCTGTATCACCTGCTGTTATAGGTAGCCAAATTAAGGTCCCGGGCAGTTCTTGTTCACTTTTTTTCCAGCTTGAATCAGATGTTATAAAAAAAACATGGCGGAACGGTTGTGCTTGTACATCTCCAACCCATGATTGAAGCCGGTTCAATTCAGCATCTTTGTCTGCAGATTTTAAATAACGGTAATCAGGTGTCAGCATCACCCTTCCGGTAAGTTCTTTTTCTAGTTCGCGCAAAAATACTGACTGTGCCTCTGATTGGAATGCGTCCCTTTCGAGTTTTGCATCATCTGATAATTGAAAAGAAAGCAGCGGAACAATTGCGGTGTCTACATATTCTTTCGCTTTGACAAATTGCTGCAAGTCTTTTTTTATCCATTTCATAGTATACTTCCTGCCCTTCTGTTTATTCTTTAAAAAACAAGAAATTATTGTGCCAAGTTTATTATCCTAAGTACACAAAAAAAAATCAACCTATTCATTTAAGAATTAGGTTGATTTAATTTCTCACGGTCAATTCCGTTTAGCTGTTCAACAAGCTCAAAAAAAGTTTGTCGATCCCCTTCATCAAGCGCACGATCTATTTTTCTCTTTAGTGCTGTGCGCTGATATTCATGTACAGTCAGATCCAATATCTTTTTTGCCGCGTCCCTGTCGTGCTTGGTAATAAAATAATCGTCCGGTATAAACGGATTTTCAACAAGAACCGCTGCATAGTAACTGTTCTGGTGTGATTTATTGAAATTCAATTGAATATATAATGGCTCGTTCTGGTTCATGCGAATATCATGAAAGGATTTTTCAGCGTCCGTTGTAACGAGTTGTTTTTTATAAAAGCGGAACGGAACTTCTTCCGAGCAATGGCTGGACATAATTAAGCCTCTTGGGCAGTATTTCGCCTCACGAACGAAATGTATGTTTTTAAGCAGATTTTTGTGGTTAATTATATAGTTCAGGATCCATACACTTTCCCGTTTTTTTAACTGATAATGGTTCAAGAACCATTGAATGAAACTTTTTTTGTCTTGCACGGAAACAGGAGTCTGCATTTACAAGGATAACCTCCCTCAATATCCATTTAATGGCTATGTTTCTCGTGTCTGTTTCAATCGGGACACATATTCTTCAATATCCGCATCAAGTGGCTGTATGCGCAAGTACTCCTCAAACAATTGAATGGCGTTGTCAATCCTCCCTTCTTCGGTTAAGAAGTAGCCGTATTCTTTTAGAAAATCACTATCTTGGTTTAAGCTATTATATGCTTCTTGGTAGTGTTTTAATGCATTGTTATAAGATTCCGTTTCATTATAGGCACGTGCAAGTTCCCACTCATACAGTGGATCTTTGGCTCCTGTGTTGCTGATTTCTGTTAACAGTTCGATAATGTCTTCTGTTTTATCTTGCTGCTTCAGCAGTTCAACTAAAAATAGCACCGCCTCTTTATAATCAGGATCAAGTGTAATGGCTTCACGCACCCACTTTTCGCTTTCATTATCGTTGTTCAACTGGTGAGCCATCGAACCCGCGAAAAAATATAGTTCTTTATTAAATTCATCCACTTGGATACCTTTTAAGGCAGTGTCATATGCTTCCTGAGGCATTTCTTCTGATTCATAAGCTTTTGCCAATTGATAATAAGCCGTGTGATAATACATGTCCTGCTCGATCACATGTTTCCATGCTTTGATGGCGATATCTCGACGTCCCGCATGTAATGCAGTGAACCCGTACTTGAAGAGCGTATCTGGATCCTCGCTGTCAATATCCTGGTAAATATCAAGCGCAACTTCATAGTCACCGGATGCGGCGTACGCTTCAGCTAGCCGGTCATTGACAGATACATTGTTGATTTCTTTTGTAATGGGCAGTACCTTTTCATAATACGTGATGGCTTGGCGAAACTCTCCATTTGAAAACAGGAGTTCCCCAAGAGCAAAGTCAATAATTGGTTCATTTGGTTCATGATGTTTGGCACTCAGTAGTTTTTGCTCGGCAACTTCAAATAGGCCTTGTGCGTGATACAAATCGGCTAATTGTAATAATGTTTGTACATATGCCGGATCATCTTCATCTATCTCATCCAGCAGATTGATGGCTTCTTCATCATTATCCAGATCAATATATACATCTGCTAGCATAATTTTTATTTCACTTTCTTTAGGAAAACGATGCATCAATTCATCTAGAACATCAGCCGCATCGGTTAAAAATCCCCACTGCACGTACAGTTCAGCAATGGTGAATTTCTCTTCATCATCAGCTTTTGGTAAATAATCTTCAAGAAGTGAAATAGCTTTTTCGGTTTGTTTTGTTTCCATTAAATTAACTGCTTCCATTATGGTTGTATCCATCAGGTACATCCTTTCCGCTGTCGTACTCATTTATCTTTTCATCATACAGAATACAATTTTTTTATTCAATCAGAAAAGAATCTGCCTGGATGGGCAGATCCTTTTTAATGACGTCAAAAAGTATAAAATATGGATGACCTTATAATAAAAACTTCGGCATCGCTATAAGTCGAGGCGAATGCCGAGTTATTCTAATACACAAAAGATATATAATGCGACGTAAGTGCTAGGTTGATTTCCGTTCCAGCCAGTCGCTTTCCGCGGGCAACGCTTCAGCTTCCTCGGAAGAAAACCGCTTCCTGCGGGATCTTCAGCTGTTGCTTTTCCCGCAGGAGTCGACTGGCCTCCACTCCAATCAACCATCAAAATAGTAGTTCATTATTCTTTGTGATTTAATTATGTATAAATGTAGTTAAGCACAAGCGGAGGAAATACACGGAGACTCCTGCGGGAACAGTGGCGAAAGTGAGACCCCACAGGAACGAGCGATACATCCACCGAGTACGCTACGAGTTGCGAGGAGTGCTGCTCCACTGAAACCACTTACAACACGACGAGCACACCGGATGTCCGAGGAGGCTCACGGGTCACCCGCGGAAAGCGTAGTGTATTTCCGCAGCGGCGGTTTAACACTCATACAAAATTATGTCGCATTATATATCAAATGTGATGATAAACAACGAATCATACATCCAAAAAGTCAACTAGCGTAGTATATGTCTAACTTTCTTCATTCTTTCAAGCCTTATGTGTTCATCTTTCAGGTTGCGAAAGTTGAATGATTACTAATTATTTTGCGCAAATCCCGAAAGAAATTGGGATAGGAAATGTCGATTGAAGATACATCATCAATAACCACATTCTGTTCGGCAATTAACGAAGCCACTGCAAGCATCATGGCAATACGGTGGTCATTGTATGCTTTTGTCTGACCCCCGGTTAAAACTGAACTGCCTTTAATAACCATGCCGTCATCAGTTCCTTCGACCTTTGCACCAATGCTGGTCAGTTCTTCTACTGTGGCTGCAATACGGTCAGTTTCCTTCAATCGAAGTTCTTCAGCATCACGGATGACAGTATTTCCTTTGGCTTGCGTAGCGACAAGGGCTAAAACCGGAAGCTCATCAATTAACCTCGGGATAATATCCCCCTCAATCACAACCCCATTTAAAGGACGGTGGACAACCGTAATGTCCCCGAATGTTTCCCCACCGACTGTCTGTTGATTGGTAATGCTGATTTGTGCTCCCATTTCAGATAAGACATCAATAATTCCTGTCCGACTATGATTGAGACCGACGCGAAGCAATGTTAGCTTGCTTTCTGGCACGATTGCTGCAGCAGCCATAAAGAACGCTGCTGAAGAAATATCACCAGGCACGACCACATCTGTTGCTATTAAAGCCCGTTCATTTGTAATTCGTATATGACCATCATTATCAGCTATATCCGCACCGAATGCTTGGAGCATATTTTCCGTGTGGTTTCGTGAAGGTGTTTCCTCAATCACCTCGGTCGTTCCTTCTGCAAATAACCCGCCCAGCAACACGGCTGATTTCACCTGTGCGCTTTTAACTGGAAGCTTGTAATGAATGCCTTTAAGATTGCCGCCTCTTACTGCAAGTGGTAAGTAATTACCGTTATTTCGTCCGTCGAATTTCCCACCCATCTCAGAAAGCGGTCCTACCACACGATCCATTGGCCGCTGCGTTAAATGGGGATCACCGTATACTGAAGTGAAAATTGGCAAACCAGCCAAAACCCCCAACATTAATCTGGCAGTTGTCCCTGAATTTCCAAAATAAATTGGACTGGACGGCTCGTTTAGGGTTGTAGGGCCATTGCCATAAATCTTAAGTAAGCTGTCATTTTCCTCAATCTTCACACCAAGCTGTCGAAAAGCTTCTACCGTGCGTCTAGTATCTTCACTTCTTAAAAAATCCGTAACGGTTGTTATACCAGTTGCCAATGAACCTAATATGATAGCCCGATGAGAGATGGACTTATCCCCGGGAATCTGTAGTTTCCCAGATATCGGAGACTGTGCGGGTGCCAGTGTCAATTCTTTCATTTTGTTCCCTTCCTTTACCTATTACTCTTCTAGCATTAAATCATATCCTTTTTCTTGTAGTACCTGATAGCTTTTTTGTTGCTCCTCTTTTGTCGATACGGTCAGTCGTAAAGCACCCATTATCCCCTCACGGATTTCGAGGATCTGAATGTTGGTGATGCTTACACTTTCTTCTGCTAATAGATTAGCAACTGATGCAATGGCTCCTGTCTGGTCGCGTATATCCACATATAAATCGTAAAATGCAGGAATAGCCCCTTTTTTCTTAGCACCGAGCCCATCACGGTAATCTTTTGCCTGCTCTAAGTAGGATGTCAGCTGTTCTTTTTCATTCTCATGCAGCATCTGTTTTAGGGCCGTCATTTCCGCTGTCCAATCGTCAATCAGCTGTATCATTTTTTGTTTATTATGATAAAGAATATCCTGCCAGAGTTCCGGACTACTGGAAGCGATACGTGTTACATCACGGAATCCCCCTGCAGCTAGTTTAGGAATAAATTCGTGCGTATCCTGCCATTTCTTCGCCTGTTGAACGAGTGCCGAAGCTATCAAGTGCGGGAAATGTGAAATGACACCGGTCATCTCATCGTGCTCATTTGCCCCCAGGCGAACAACATTACTTTTTGTATCCTTCAGTACTTCCTGAAGCAGTTCGACAGCTGATGACTGGCAGCTTTTTGATGGTGCTAGTACATAGATGGCATTTTCAAACAGGTGCCCTTTTGCCGCGGTAATTCCCTTTTTGTGGGAACCAGCCATCGGGTGCCCGCCTACAAATTGTATCTTGCTATTTTGTAAACGATTCGCCGCATCAATAATCGGCTTTTTGACAGATGATACGTCGCTGAGAATAACATCATGATCATATGTAATGGTATCCAGTGTGTGCATCATCTCAATCGTTTCGGTTATTGGTGTGCCCAGGATAATAATGTCGGCTTCTTTAGCTGTCATCACTATATCCGTACTAACATCGTGAATGATGCCGTTTATCCGGGCAAATTCAATTGTTTTTCGGTCAATATCATATCCTATAACACGATTTTTATTAGATTGGGAAAGGCACTTGGCTAACGATCCACCAATCAGCCCTAATCCAATCACAAATATGGTTCTGTTCACATTGATTGCTCCTTATCCAGTTTAAGATGTAACTGATACAACACTTTCTGCAGTTGCTGCATATCTGTTTCTGTTCCAATTGTTACCCGAATTGTATTGGGAGCGCCAAGTCCTTCGCCGGCTTTGACGATAAATCCATTTTCCAGTAAATATTGAAATACACGTTCTCCGCTTATCGGTGTCGATATCAGCAGAAAATTGGTGTGTGATTCAAAGTAATGCCAGCCAATGGAGTCCAAAAAATGTTCAAACGATTGTTTAATAGCATGAATTCTGGTTATGGCTTGTTCAAGAAAGGCATCATCTTCCATTGCTTTTAAAGCTGCTTTTTGCGCTATAGTCGATACGTTGAATGGTCCTCTGACAACATCTAGTTTTCGAATCAATGTTTCTGATGCAATACCATACCCGACTCTTAATCCGGCAAGTCCATAAGCCTTGGAGAATGTACGCAGCACCATCAAATTTTCGTATTGTTCCAAATGATCCAGTACACGCAGGTTCCACTCGGCACTCACATATTCATAGTAAGCCTCATCAAGCACAACCAAAACATTTTCCGGGCATTTGTCCATAAATGCATAAAAATCGTCTTTTGAAATCACGCACCCTGTTGGATTATTCGGTGAACAAAGCCATACAACACTTGTCCTGTCATCAATGGCAGAAAGTATACCTGATAGGTCATGGCAACCGTTGACTGTCGGAATTTCCTTCACCTCAGCGCCTTCAATACGTGCGCTGTGTTTGTACTGAGGAAATGTCGGTGCCGCCATGACTGTGTTCACACCAGGATACAGAAATGCACGGCCGATTATTTGAATAATTTCATCTGTTCCACTGCCAAATATTAGCTGTTCTTCTTTAACATTTAAATTTGCTGCAGCTGTACGTCGCAGTTCTGTTGCGTATCCATCCGGATAAATGTGATGTTCGAGCATGTGGGAGATGGTTGTATTCACTTGTTCAGAATGACCAAATGGATTTTCATTTGATGCAAGCTTCACAATCCGGCTAAGACCGTATTCCTCCTTCACTTCTTCTATCTGTTTTCCGGGTTTGTATGGTGTCATTCCATCAAGTACTTTTTTATTTTTCATTTCTACTCCCCCATCTATTAATTTCTATGTGTCAATTCCTCGAAAAAAGATTCCAGATAATCAAGTAACGCGCAATCATCCACTTCAGCCATTGACGGCTGCCCAACAGCTTGTAAAAGAACCATCTGTACTTCAGAATTAAATGCCTTTTTATCCAGTTTCATTTTTGAAAGGATATCACCGGGATCAATAACAGGTAATGCTAGCGGATACCCATTATTTTTTAGCCAAGTATATAACTCGTCAAACGGGAGATTTGTGGCAAAGTTTTTTTCACTTACCCGTATTGCAAATAATAATCCAACCGCAACTAGTTCTCCATGTGTCCACTTTCCATAACCGAGCAAGGACTCCAGCGCATGACCCAATGTATGTCCAAGATTTAGAAATTTACGAATGTTAGACTCGCGTTCATCCTGTTCAACGATGGATGCTTTTATATTGATTCCTTTTCTTATATGATCGGTAAGCTGGCGATTGGTAAGTGAAGCCAGGCGCTGATTTATTAATTCGTGAAAAAAGTCCGCATCACCTAGCAGTGCCTCTTTAATTATTTCTGCATAGCCCGAACGCACTTCCTTATTGCTTAATGTATGCAGAGTGTTTATATCATAAATAACCGCATCAGGTGGATAAAAACTGCCAATCAGGTTCTTCCCTTGTTCGTGATTAATCGCAACTTTTCCACCGACACTGCTGTCGTGGGCAAGTATAGTTGTTGGCATTTGCACAAAATCAATGCCCCGCATGAATGTTGCAGCGACGAAACCCGCTGCATCTCCAACAACACCACCGCCAAGTGCGAGGATTAGTGATCGCCTGTCGAGTCCGCATGTAATTGCCTTTGTTTGCAATTGATAAAATATATCGATGCTTTTAGCTTTCTCGCCTGCAGGAATCGTGTGGGTAAACACCCGGTCATGTGCAAGGGCCTGTTTGACATCTTGCAAATAATGACTGCCGACACAATCATCGGTAATAATTAAAATTGCCGTGTATGTTTTTGATAAAAAGCGATTCACATCATGACGAAGATCTTCTCCGATGTACACAGGATATGTTTTTGTGTCTGCGTTCACGTGAAGCGTATCCATTAAAAGCACCTGATTTCTTCACGGTAATCATCGATAGCTTGTTGTAACTTCGGAAACTGGTCATGTGGAAATTGTTCTGTAATTGCCTTTGCCAGCTCAAAAGCCACCACGTGCTCCATGACTACTGAAGCTGCAGGGACAGCGCAGGAATCAGATCGTTCAATACTTGCGTTGAATGGTTCTTTTGTCTCGATATCCACACTTTGCAGCGGTTTGTAGAGAGTTGGAATTGGTTTCATAACACCTTTGATGACCAATGGCATACCTGTTGTCATACCACCCTCGAAACCTCCGAGACGATTAGTTTTTCGATAATAGCCATCTTCCTCGTCCCAGGCAATTTCGTCATGAACTTGGCTGCCGTTTTTTCGGGCCGCTTCAAACCCCAAACCAAATTCAACACCTTTAAATGCATTAATGCTCATGACGCTGCCGGCTATTCTGCCATCCAATTTTCGATCATAATGAACGTATGATCCGATACCAGCGGGCATACCTTCTACATACACTTCGATAACGCCACCAATGGAATCTCCATCCTTTTTAGCTTGATCGATGGCATCCATCATTTGTTGCTCTACATCTTTATCGAGTGTCCGGACTGGAGATTCCTCGGAAATACGCTGTCTATCAGCAATGGATAAGGAACTATTTTCTTTTGCCGTGATTCCTGCTATTTCTTTAACATACCCCGAGACAGTAATGCCTAAATGATTAAGAAGTGTTTTGGCAACTGCTCCTGCCGCCACCCGTGCCGCTGTCTCCCTTGCCGATGAACGTTCAAGGACGTTGCGCATATCACGGTGACCATATTTTAGTGCACCATTCAAATCAGCGTGTCCGGGTCTCGGCCGTGACACTGTTCGCCGTAGTTTTTTATTCGTTTCAATGGGATCTTCCCCCATGATATCAATCCAATGTTTGAAATCATCGTTATGTATAACAAGCGATATCGGTGACCCGAGCGTGTAACCATGGCGCACCCCGCTTGTGATATCGGCCATATCTTTTTCTATTTGCATTCGTTTGCCGCGTCCATGCCCTTGCTGTCTCCTGATTAATGACTGATTGATATCTTCCTGAAGAAGTGGCATGTTAGCGGGAAGCCCTTCAATAATCGTAGTCAGCTGTTTACCGTGGGATTCACCGGCTGTCAAGTAACGCATATGTTTTCCTCCTTAACGGAATTTTGTATTACTATATCATATTTTAGCAAGTTTTTGGTGGATTTCGTTAAAATTTGCTGTATCTTCTGAAGGTAAGAAAAATACGTTTGTCCTTAAACAAACGTACAGATGAACTGTTTCTATATTAAATTATACTAAGATTTACGTCATACGCTGATAAAAAAATGTATCAAGCAAGCGGAGTCCGTAGTTATCGGGTTTGAATATTTGTTCGGTGCTGCCGATAAAAATCACTCCATGTTGATTTAATGAGTGTGAAAATTTGGTATAAATAGCTGCCTTCGCATCATCTGTAAAATAAATCAGTACATTTCTACATATGATTAAATCAACATTTGATGGGTATGTATCGGCGAGCAAATCGTGTTTTTTGAAGGCAACATGTTGTTTGACTGATTGATCAACTGAATATAAGTTTTCATCCTGTTTGAAATATTTGTAAATCAGTTTATCTGGTATTCCTTTTACCGACCGTTCCGTATATACACCCTGCCTGGCCTTTTCAAGGGCGCTACGGTCGATGTCGGTAGCCAGAATATGAAAATCATAATTAGGAAAAAACTCCTTTAACATGATTGCCGTACTATATGGCTCCTCCCCCGTGGAGCAGGCGGCACTCCATATCTTAAGTTTGTTAGACAATGCACCAAGCTGCGGCAAAATAGACGTTTTTAGTACTTCCCACCGGTCAGGATTCCTGAAAAACTCGGATACATTGATTGTCATATGATCCAAAAATTCATTCAGCAGCAAATTATCCCGTTTCATTGCGCAAAAATATTGACGAAACGTTGGATAACCTCTCTTGTCCCGCAATGATACAAGTCGTCGTTTCATTTGTGTCTGTTTATACATTGTCAAATCTATGCTAAGTCTTTTTTTTACATTGTTGATAAATTCGATATAGTCATCTGTCATGCATGAACGCCTCTTTTAAACTAATTCTATTTATCAGTACAGTCAATGGATCCATTTCAACGTTTAATGGGATACCATACCAAGTTTTAAAAGCCCGTTTTATACAAAACCTCCGTTAAAAAACGGAGGCTTTAAATTTAATAAATCCACTCACTATCCTGTTTTGAATATGTTTTAATTTCACTATCCTGGAAGAAAA from Lentibacillus cibarius carries:
- the qcrB gene encoding menaquinol-cytochrome c reductase cytochrome b subunit produces the protein MLQKLYDWIDERVDITPIWRDIADHEVPEHVNPAHHFSAFVYCFGGLTFFVVVIQILSGMFLTMYYVPDIENAWRSVYYLQTEVAHGQIVRGMHHWGASVVIVMLLLHTLRVFFQGAYKKPRELNWIVGVLLFFTILGLGFTGYLLPWDNKAYFATEVGLNIAEDVPIIGEQIKVLLAGDADIVGAQTLARFFAIHVFFLPAALFALLGVHFILIRRQGISGPL
- a CDS encoding prephenate dehydrogenase, whose protein sequence is MNRTIFVIGLGLIGGSLAKCLSQSNKNRVIGYDIDRKTIEFARINGIIHDVSTDIVMTAKEADIIILGTPITETIEMMHTLDTITYDHDVILSDVSSVKKPIIDAANRLQNSKIQFVGGHPMAGSHKKGITAAKGHLFENAIYVLAPSKSCQSSAVELLQEVLKDTKSNVVRLGANEHDEMTGVISHFPHLIASALVQQAKKWQDTHEFIPKLAAGGFRDVTRIASSSPELWQDILYHNKQKMIQLIDDWTAEMTALKQMLHENEKEQLTSYLEQAKDYRDGLGAKKKGAIPAFYDLYVDIRDQTGAIASVANLLAEESVSITNIQILEIREGIMGALRLTVSTKEEQQKSYQVLQEKGYDLMLEE
- the hisC gene encoding histidinol-phosphate transaminase — protein: MKNKKVLDGMTPYKPGKQIEEVKEEYGLSRIVKLASNENPFGHSEQVNTTISHMLEHHIYPDGYATELRRTAAANLNVKEEQLIFGSGTDEIIQIIGRAFLYPGVNTVMAAPTFPQYKHSARIEGAEVKEIPTVNGCHDLSGILSAIDDRTSVVWLCSPNNPTGCVISKDDFYAFMDKCPENVLVVLDEAYYEYVSAEWNLRVLDHLEQYENLMVLRTFSKAYGLAGLRVGYGIASETLIRKLDVVRGPFNVSTIAQKAALKAMEDDAFLEQAITRIHAIKQSFEHFLDSIGWHYFESHTNFLLISTPISGERVFQYLLENGFIVKAGEGLGAPNTIRVTIGTETDMQQLQKVLYQLHLKLDKEQSM
- a CDS encoding ReoY family proteolytic degradation factor, giving the protein MQTPVSVQDKKSFIQWFLNHYQLKKRESVWILNYIINHKNLLKNIHFVREAKYCPRGLIMSSHCSEEVPFRFYKKQLVTTDAEKSFHDIRMNQNEPLYIQLNFNKSHQNSYYAAVLVENPFIPDDYFITKHDRDAAKKILDLTVHEYQRTALKRKIDRALDEGDRQTFFELVEQLNGIDREKLNQPNS
- the aroA gene encoding 3-phosphoshikimate 1-carboxyvinyltransferase translates to MKELTLAPAQSPISGKLQIPGDKSISHRAIILGSLATGITTVTDFLRSEDTRRTVEAFRQLGVKIEENDSLLKIYGNGPTTLNEPSSPIYFGNSGTTARLMLGVLAGLPIFTSVYGDPHLTQRPMDRVVGPLSEMGGKFDGRNNGNYLPLAVRGGNLKGIHYKLPVKSAQVKSAVLLGGLFAEGTTEVIEETPSRNHTENMLQAFGADIADNDGHIRITNERALIATDVVVPGDISSAAFFMAAAAIVPESKLTLLRVGLNHSRTGIIDVLSEMGAQISITNQQTVGGETFGDITVVHRPLNGVVIEGDIIPRLIDELPVLALVATQAKGNTVIRDAEELRLKETDRIAATVEELTSIGAKVEGTDDGMVIKGSSVLTGGQTKAYNDHRIAMMLAVASLIAEQNVVIDDVSSIDISYPNFFRDLRKIISNHSTFAT
- a CDS encoding tetratricopeptide repeat protein encodes the protein MDTTIMEAVNLMETKQTEKAISLLEDYLPKADDEEKFTIAELYVQWGFLTDAADVLDELMHRFPKESEIKIMLADVYIDLDNDEEAINLLDEIDEDDPAYVQTLLQLADLYHAQGLFEVAEQKLLSAKHHEPNEPIIDFALGELLFSNGEFRQAITYYEKVLPITKEINNVSVNDRLAEAYAASGDYEVALDIYQDIDSEDPDTLFKYGFTALHAGRRDIAIKAWKHVIEQDMYYHTAYYQLAKAYESEEMPQEAYDTALKGIQVDEFNKELYFFAGSMAHQLNNDNESEKWVREAITLDPDYKEAVLFLVELLKQQDKTEDIIELLTEISNTGAKDPLYEWELARAYNETESYNNALKHYQEAYNSLNQDSDFLKEYGYFLTEEGRIDNAIQLFEEYLRIQPLDADIEEYVSRLKQTRET
- a CDS encoding menaquinol-cytochrome c reductase cytochrome b/c subunit, whose protein sequence is MHKGKGMKFVGDSRISSERKSSIPKDYSEYPGRTEAFWPNFLLKEWLAGSVFLVGFLCLTIAHPSPLEGMADPTAAGYIPLPDWYFLFLYELLKYNFASGPYILFGILIIPGLAFGGLLLAPFLDKGPGRRPHQRPIAVGMMLLALTSTIWLTYKSASHVDWEQRAEANKPVPPSEEVNIDKDSDGYAVYESNCMSCHGEDMQGTAGPALIGIDKSADEIATIAREGIGSMPADQFTGSDEELQKLADFIVSVNEK
- a CDS encoding DUF2487 family protein — encoded protein: MKWIKKDLQQFVKAKEYVDTAIVPLLSFQLSDDAKLERDAFQSEAQSVFLRELEKELTGRVMLTPDYRYLKSADKDAELNRLQSWVGDVQAQPFRHVFFITSDSSWKKSEQELPGTLIWLPITAGDTANPENMQPIIREHVQQVSELIRSYWKDDQKA
- a CDS encoding ubiquinol-cytochrome c reductase iron-sulfur subunit, yielding MSEDKQPVSRRQFLNYTLTGVGGFMAAGLVVSPIRMAIDPVLQESTASGDYTNVKLAVEDITEEPQRVDWEIQQVDGWYESKVTKSAWVYKDENGDIVALSPICKHLGCIVSWAGSEDYPNQFYCPCHDGRYYKNGVNVPNTPPTAPLDVYDHKIENGMLFLGKAQSREEA
- a CDS encoding DUF1405 domain-containing protein, translating into MIRYILTNRRFLLILFIINLLGTAYGYYWYRFQLYDTPRIFLLFVPDSPTASLFFTVFLLFFLFNRNVPYIEALAVITLFKYGIWAVVMN